The following are encoded together in the Drosophila sechellia strain sech25 chromosome 3R, ASM438219v1, whole genome shotgun sequence genome:
- the LOC6614007 gene encoding pre-mRNA 3' end processing protein WDR33 has product MDLSQPPPQLLTAPSALATNFTSLPPPNMGGQHYRHYHPHHGSNKHGYNQFKPFMPGGFQRPFGMSQDDFDGKRLRKSVMRKTVDYNASIIKALENRLYQRDYRDRLALQPDSIYVPHMLPPSAYLDNPSNAVTTRFVKTATNKMRCPIFTLAWTPEGRRLVTGASSGEFTLWNGLTFNFETILQAHDISVRTMVWSHNDSWMVTGDHGGYVKYWQSNMNNVKMYQAHKEAIRGISFSPTDSKFVSGSDDGTLRIWDFMRCQEERVLRGHGADVKCVHWHPQKGMIVSGSKDNQQPIKIWDPKSGIALATLHAHKSTVMDLKWNDNGNWLVTASRDHLLKLFDIRNLREEVQVFRGHKKEASSVSWHPIHEGLFCSGGSDGSILFWNVGTDKEIGCVETAHDSIVWTLAWHPLGHILCSGSNDHTIKFWTRNRPGDLMRDKYNLNTLPASLAALDECEYDDAIIPGMGPEDRVEFTESLTADKGFIPGLDLDPNKAINDRDREKKVPYSKPIPRNFQVNWAGPRRADDPSVLSIHEELAAREAKDTTSGLNHQQISENTIEGILASGMLNGLDPQTIVGVLVYNRFIRVHPDSRLMAAIRQGAEFLNKYIDAGKLEELNDVVPVKDRSRSVSPTVEARGEMVSPPTKKSRFEPRQHNAQLVCVRELMQCKKPFLQSLVAAKAQQPNTEFVDEPPLEQRDREREREGDRDWERERGRERERDQSGGRPNPWASNAPWSNNGNPGGNGNGSNGFSNNGAESFNDRERGGQRRRRGNNNSGSGNGGGGGGGGGGGGGGGGRNRGRNNNRRY; this is encoded by the exons ATGGACTTATCGCAACCGCCACCGCAGCTGCTCACGGCGCCCTCGGCCCTAGCCACCAACTTCACATCGCTGCCCCCGCCGAACATGGGCGGCCAGCACTACCGGCATTACCATCCGCACCATGGGTCCAACAAGCACGGCTACAACCAGTTCAAACCCTTCATGCCCGGCGGCTTCCAGCGACCCTTTGGAATGTCCCAGGACGACTTCGACGGCAAGCGACTGCGGAAAAGCGTGATGCGGAAGACAGTTGACTACAATGCGTCCATCATCAAGGCACTGGAG AACCGATTGTACCAGCGGGACTATCGGGACCGCTTGGCTTTGCAGCCGGACAGCATTTATGTGCCCCACATGCTGCCGCCCTCCGCCTACTTGGACAATCCTTCGAACGCGGTGACCACAAGGTTTGTGAAGACGGCCACCAATAAGATGCGATGTCCGATTTTCACACTGGCCTGGACGCCAGAGGGCAGACGTTTGGTAACCGGGGCCAGTTCCGGCGAGTTTACGCTATGGAACGGACTAACCTTCAATTTCGAGACCATTCTGCAG GCCCACGACATTTCTGTGCGGACGATGGTGTGGTCGCACAACGACAGCTGGATGGTGACCGGCGACCATGGCGGCTATGTTAAGTACTGGCAGTCCAACATGAACAACGTGAAGATGTACCAGGCGCACAAGGAGGCGATTAGGGGAATAAG TTTCAGTCCCACGGACAGCAAGTTCGtcagcggcagcgacgacgGAACCCTGAGGATATGGGACTTCATGCGGTGCCAGGAGGAGCGAGTGCTACGAG GCCACGGAGCTGACGTCAAGTGCGTGCACTGGCATCCACAAAAGGGAATGATCGTCAGCGGTAGCAAGGACAACCAGCAACCCATCAAGATTTGGGATCCCAAGAGCGGCATTGCCCTGGCTACTCT ACACGCCCACAAATCTACAGTGATGGATTTGAAGTGGAACGACAATGGCAACTGGCTGGTCACCGCATCCAGAGATCATCTACTCAAGCTCTTTGACATTCGCAACCTGCGGGAGGAGGTTCAGGTATTCCGTGGTCACAAGAAGGAGGCCAGCTCCGTATCCTGGCATCCCATACACGAGGGCCTCTTCTGCTCCGGCGGCTCCGATGGCTCCATTTTGTTTTGGAATGTTGG TACCGACAAGGAGATTGGCTGTGTGGAGACGGCACACGACAGCATCGTTTGGACTCTGGCCTGGCATCCACTGGGTCATATTCTGTGCTCCGGCTCCAATGATCATACGATCAAATTCTGGACGAGGAACAGACCGGGAGATCTGATGAGAGACAAATACAATCTGAACACATTGCCCGCCAGCCTGGCTGCTCTGGATGAGTGCGAATACG ATGATGCAATTATACCCGGAATGGGACCCGAGGACCGGGTGGAGTTTACTGAAAGTTTAACTGCCGACAAAGGCTTTATTCCTGGCTTGGATTTGGATCCAAACAAAGCAATAAATGACCGCGATCGGGAGAAAAAGGTTCCCTACAGCAAGCCCATTCCCCGCAACTTCCAGGTGAACTGGGCAGGACCCCGGCGAGCGGACGATCCCAGCGTGCTCAGCATTCACGAGGAGCTGGCCGCCCGGGAGGCCAAGGACACCACCAGCGGACTGAACCACCAGCAAATCAGCGAGAACACAATAGAGGGCATCTTGGCGAGCGGCATGCTCAACGGCCTTGATCCACAGACCATTGTCGGCGTTCTCGTGTACAACCGGTTCATTCGCGTTCACCCGGACTCTCGACTGATGGCGGCTATTCGTCAGGGAGCCGAGTTCCTCAACAAGTACATCGACGCTGGCAAGCTGGAGGAGCTCAACGATGTAGTCCCAGTGAAGGATAGGTCCAGATCCGTATCTCCCACAGTGGAGGCACGTGGGGAGATGGTCTCCCCGCCCACCAAGAAGTCCCGCTTCGAACCACGTCAGCATAACGCCCAGTTGGTGTGCGTTCGAGAACTGATGCAATGTAAAAAGCCCTTCCTACAGTCACTGGTCGCGGCGAAAGCACAGCAACCCAACACGGAGTTTGTGGACGAACCGCCGCTGGAGCAAAGGGATCGGGAGCGCGAACGTGAAGGAGATCGCGACTGGGAGCGGGAGCGTGGTCGTGAACGGGAGAGAGACCAATCCGGGGGCAGGCCCAATCCCTGGGCTTCCAATGCACCCTGGTCGAACAATGGCAATCCTggtggcaatggcaatggatCCAATGGCTTCAGCAACAATGGCGCGGAAAGTTTCAACGATCGGGAACGCGGTGGCCAACGTCGCCGGCGTGGCAACAACAACTCCGGTTCTGGCAACGGCGGTGGTGGaggtggtggaggaggaggcggtggcggtggcggcggccgAAATCGCGgtcgcaacaacaacagacgTTACTAA